From the Oceanicaulis alexandrii DSM 11625 genome, one window contains:
- the mtaB gene encoding tRNA (N(6)-L-threonylcarbamoyladenosine(37)-C(2))-methylthiotransferase MtaB: MSTPVENPAPSHEASEGRDVEIVTFGCRLNAWESEVMRDHARAGGLSDAVIINTCAVTNEAVRQARQTIRRMKRERPDAKMIVTGCAAQIDPEQFAKMAEVDQVLGNAEKLRPETFKSTVIAGGDKVKVDDIMAVSEIANHLVDGLDGRARAYVQVQTGCDHRCTFCIIPYGRGNARSAPAGEVVEQVKRLVETGHSEVVLTGVDMTSWGQDLPGTPKLGRLVRAILKQVPDLQRLRLSSIDAIEIDEDLFRAIAEEDRLCPYMHLSLQAGDDMILKRMKRRHSRDDAIALAKRLRAVRPDIAFGADLIAGFPTETEEMFENSLRLVDECDLAFVHVFPYSPRPGTPAARMPQVDREVVKERAARLRAKSHEALQRHLASRVGQEMTVLVEKPGFARADDFTPVRMESSARPGALVRAMITGHDEKALTATPLEAAL; the protein is encoded by the coding sequence ATGAGCACACCTGTGGAAAACCCTGCCCCGTCCCATGAGGCCTCAGAGGGGCGCGATGTGGAGATCGTCACTTTTGGCTGCCGGCTGAACGCCTGGGAGTCAGAGGTGATGCGCGATCATGCGCGTGCGGGCGGCCTGTCTGACGCTGTGATCATCAATACCTGCGCGGTGACTAACGAAGCCGTGCGTCAGGCGCGCCAGACCATTCGCCGGATGAAGCGCGAGCGGCCCGACGCGAAGATGATCGTCACCGGCTGCGCCGCCCAGATCGACCCCGAGCAGTTCGCTAAAATGGCTGAGGTGGATCAGGTGCTTGGCAATGCTGAAAAGCTGCGTCCGGAAACCTTCAAATCCACCGTCATTGCAGGCGGCGACAAGGTGAAGGTCGATGACATCATGGCGGTCAGCGAGATCGCCAATCATCTTGTGGATGGCCTTGACGGTCGCGCCCGCGCCTATGTGCAGGTGCAGACAGGCTGCGATCACCGCTGCACTTTCTGCATCATTCCCTATGGCCGCGGCAATGCCCGCTCCGCCCCGGCGGGCGAGGTGGTCGAACAGGTCAAACGCCTGGTGGAAACAGGTCATTCCGAAGTGGTTCTGACCGGCGTCGATATGACGAGCTGGGGCCAAGACTTGCCGGGGACGCCCAAGCTGGGCCGTCTGGTGCGCGCCATCCTCAAGCAGGTCCCTGACTTGCAGCGCCTGCGCCTGTCCTCGATCGATGCCATCGAGATCGACGAAGACCTGTTCCGCGCCATCGCCGAGGAAGACCGGCTCTGCCCCTATATGCACCTCTCGCTTCAAGCGGGCGATGACATGATCCTCAAACGCATGAAGCGCCGCCATTCCCGCGATGACGCGATCGCCCTCGCAAAGCGCCTGCGCGCCGTGCGCCCGGACATTGCGTTTGGCGCGGATCTCATCGCGGGCTTCCCCACCGAGACCGAGGAGATGTTTGAAAACTCGCTTCGGCTGGTGGATGAGTGCGATCTCGCCTTTGTCCATGTCTTCCCCTACTCGCCTCGTCCCGGCACGCCCGCCGCGCGCATGCCGCAGGTGGACCGCGAGGTTGTTAAAGAGCGCGCCGCTCGCCTGCGCGCGAAATCACACGAGGCGCTGCAACGCCATCTCGCCTCGCGCGTTGGGCAGGAGATGACGGTGCTGGTGGAAAAGCCCGGCTTCGCCCGCGCCGATGACTTCACGCCCGTGCGTATGGAGTCCTCGGCACGGCCCGGAGCGCTCGTCCGCGCGATGATTACGGGCCATGACGAGAAAGCCCTGACCGCAACCCCGCTGGAGGCTGCCCTGTGA
- a CDS encoding copper chaperone PCu(A)C produces the protein MLKRALYALAPLSVLSLAACSPAEDAPASAEPADYAVIEGWVRAPLGGRDVTAGFVTLTAGAPGGQLVSATTEEADAIELHTMAMDGAVMRMRHVDAIDIPAGGAASLAPGGDHLMIFGVNPAELEDGEMTLTLEFADGETLAVTLPVRDTAPELDPDMGAMSHEGHEMADDGETEASEGDGQ, from the coding sequence ATGCTCAAACGCGCCCTCTACGCCCTCGCCCCCTTAAGCGTTCTCAGCCTCGCCGCCTGCTCGCCGGCGGAAGACGCCCCCGCCAGTGCTGAGCCCGCCGACTACGCCGTGATCGAAGGCTGGGTGCGCGCGCCTCTGGGCGGACGAGACGTCACCGCAGGCTTCGTCACCCTCACCGCTGGCGCGCCGGGCGGTCAGCTGGTGAGCGCGACGACCGAGGAAGCGGACGCCATCGAGCTGCACACCATGGCCATGGATGGCGCAGTGATGCGCATGCGCCATGTGGACGCCATCGACATCCCGGCGGGCGGCGCAGCGAGCCTTGCGCCCGGCGGCGACCATCTTATGATATTCGGCGTGAACCCGGCTGAGCTCGAGGATGGCGAGATGACCCTGACGCTGGAATTCGCCGACGGCGAAACCCTCGCCGTCACCCTCCCCGTCCGCGACACCGCCCCCGAGCTTGATCCCGACATGGGCGCGATGAGCCATGAGGGTCATGAAATGGCCGATGACGGTGAAACCGAGGCGTCAGAGGGTGACGGTCAGTAG
- the lepA gene encoding translation elongation factor 4: MSTDPSLIRNFSIVAHIDHGKSTLADRLIQHTGGLTNREMKEQVLDNMELERERGITIKAQTVRLSYTAKDGQTYALNLIDTPGHVDFAYEVSRSLYACEGALLVVDAAQGVEAQTLANVYAAIDVDLEIVPVLNKIDLPAAEPERVKAQIEDVIGIDASDAIEISAKTGLGIEDVLEAIVTRLPAPKAGDPTAPLKALLVDSWYDPYLGVICLVRIIEGTLKKGMRVRLMGAEASYGVDGVGVFTPAKENRDTLGPGEIGFLNASIKQVRDARVGDTITEEKRPTDSMLPGFEPAVPVVFCGLFPVDAADFEDLRDAVERLALNDASFSYEMETSAALGFGFRCGFLGLLHLEVIRERLEREYNVDLITTAPSVVYKIKMTDGSELDMHNPADMPDPVKIDSISEPWIKATILVPDEYLGGVLKLCQDRRGIQLELTYAGSRAMLVYELPLNEVVFDFYDRLKSVSKGYASFDYQFIEHREEDLVKMSILVNEEPVDALSMIVHRSRADMRGRAMCEKLKELIPRHMFKIPIQAAIGGRVIARETLSAMRKDVTAKCYGGDATRKRKLLDKQKAGKKKMRQYGNVEIPQEAFIAALKMDDD, from the coding sequence ATGAGCACAGATCCGTCCCTGATCCGAAATTTCTCCATCGTTGCGCACATCGACCACGGTAAATCCACCCTGGCCGATCGCCTGATCCAGCACACTGGCGGTTTGACCAACCGCGAGATGAAGGAACAGGTGCTCGACAATATGGAGCTCGAGCGCGAACGCGGCATCACCATCAAGGCGCAGACCGTGCGTCTGAGCTATACCGCCAAGGATGGCCAGACCTACGCGCTGAACCTGATCGACACGCCCGGCCACGTGGACTTCGCCTATGAAGTCAGCCGCTCGCTGTACGCCTGCGAGGGCGCGCTTCTGGTGGTGGACGCCGCCCAGGGCGTTGAGGCCCAGACGTTGGCGAACGTCTACGCCGCCATCGATGTCGATCTCGAGATCGTGCCGGTCCTCAACAAGATCGACCTTCCCGCCGCCGAGCCTGAGCGGGTGAAAGCCCAGATCGAGGATGTGATCGGCATTGACGCGTCCGACGCCATCGAGATTTCCGCGAAGACCGGCCTTGGGATCGAGGATGTGCTGGAAGCCATCGTCACCCGCCTGCCCGCGCCAAAGGCCGGCGATCCGACCGCGCCCCTGAAGGCGCTGCTGGTGGACAGCTGGTATGACCCCTATCTGGGCGTCATCTGTCTGGTGCGGATCATCGAAGGCACGCTGAAAAAGGGCATGCGCGTGCGCCTGATGGGCGCTGAGGCCAGCTATGGCGTGGACGGGGTGGGCGTGTTCACCCCCGCCAAGGAAAACCGCGATACGCTCGGCCCGGGCGAGATCGGCTTCCTGAACGCCTCGATCAAGCAGGTGCGCGATGCGCGCGTCGGCGACACCATCACGGAGGAAAAACGTCCCACGGATTCCATGCTGCCGGGCTTTGAGCCGGCGGTGCCGGTGGTGTTCTGCGGCCTGTTCCCGGTGGATGCGGCCGATTTTGAAGACCTGCGCGACGCTGTTGAGAGGCTGGCGCTCAACGACGCGTCCTTCAGCTATGAGATGGAGACCTCCGCCGCGCTGGGCTTTGGCTTCCGCTGCGGCTTCCTGGGGCTTCTTCACCTTGAGGTCATTCGCGAGCGGCTCGAGCGCGAATACAATGTGGATCTCATCACCACCGCGCCGTCGGTGGTCTACAAGATCAAGATGACCGACGGGTCCGAGCTGGATATGCACAATCCCGCCGACATGCCCGATCCGGTGAAGATCGACAGCATTTCTGAGCCCTGGATCAAGGCGACGATCCTGGTGCCGGACGAATATCTCGGCGGCGTGCTCAAGCTGTGTCAGGACCGGCGCGGCATCCAGCTGGAGCTGACCTATGCTGGTTCGCGCGCCATGCTGGTCTATGAGCTGCCGCTCAACGAGGTGGTGTTTGACTTCTATGACCGGCTGAAATCGGTCTCCAAGGGATACGCCAGCTTTGACTACCAGTTCATCGAGCATCGCGAGGAAGACCTCGTGAAAATGTCGATCCTCGTGAATGAAGAGCCGGTGGACGCCCTGTCGATGATCGTGCACCGCTCGCGCGCCGACATGCGCGGCCGCGCCATGTGCGAGAAGCTCAAGGAGCTGATCCCGCGGCACATGTTCAAGATCCCGATCCAGGCCGCCATCGGCGGCCGCGTGATCGCGCGCGAAACCCTGTCGGCCATGCGCAAGGACGTGACCGCCAAATGCTATGGCGGCGACGCCACCCGGAAACGCAAGCTTCTGGACAAGCAAAAGGCCGGCAAGAAGAAGATGCGCCAGTACGGCAATGTCGAAATCCCGCAGGAAGCCTTTATCGCTGCGCTGAAAATGGACGACGATTAA
- the trpS gene encoding tryptophan--tRNA ligase, translating to MTDATPVYSGPERILSGMQPTGRLHLGNYLGALKNWVPMQDSGKECFFCAVDMHAMTIEYDPAVLPDRVRGVAAAYIAAGVDPKRSAIFAQSAVPQHAELNWVLQCVARMGWMERMTQFKDKAGSGKDAERASVGLFTYPVMMAADILVYKTTHVPVGEDQKQHLELSRDIAARFNRDFGGGQIILPLPEPVIMPTGARIMSLKDGTKKMSKSDPSDNARINLHDDADTIARKIKKAKTDPEPLPETAEGLDDRPEAKNLVGLYAALTGKSVADVLAEFGGEGFGTFKPKLAEAAVEYISPVSEEYARLLDDKAEIDAVLKDGAERARAAAQPVMAEVKKLIGYWGA from the coding sequence ATGACTGACGCGACGCCCGTCTATTCCGGCCCCGAACGCATTCTGTCCGGCATGCAGCCCACTGGCCGCCTGCATCTGGGCAATTATCTGGGCGCGCTGAAGAACTGGGTGCCCATGCAGGACAGCGGCAAGGAATGCTTTTTCTGCGCCGTGGACATGCACGCCATGACGATCGAGTACGATCCCGCCGTACTGCCCGACCGGGTGCGCGGCGTGGCGGCCGCCTATATCGCCGCAGGCGTCGACCCCAAGCGCAGCGCGATTTTCGCGCAGTCCGCCGTGCCTCAGCACGCCGAGCTCAACTGGGTCCTGCAATGCGTGGCCCGCATGGGCTGGATGGAACGCATGACCCAGTTCAAGGACAAGGCAGGCTCCGGCAAGGACGCCGAACGCGCCAGCGTCGGCCTGTTCACCTATCCCGTAATGATGGCGGCGGACATTCTGGTCTACAAGACAACCCATGTCCCTGTCGGCGAAGACCAGAAACAGCATCTGGAGCTGTCGCGCGACATCGCAGCCCGCTTCAACCGCGACTTTGGCGGCGGCCAGATCATCCTGCCTCTGCCAGAACCGGTCATCATGCCGACGGGCGCCCGGATCATGTCGCTCAAGGACGGCACGAAGAAAATGTCCAAGTCCGATCCCAGCGATAACGCCCGGATCAACCTGCATGACGATGCGGACACGATCGCGCGCAAGATCAAGAAGGCCAAGACTGATCCCGAGCCCCTGCCTGAAACCGCAGAGGGCCTTGATGATCGCCCGGAAGCGAAGAACCTTGTGGGGCTTTACGCCGCGCTGACCGGCAAATCGGTAGCGGACGTTCTGGCAGAGTTCGGCGGCGAAGGCTTCGGGACTTTCAAACCCAAGCTCGCCGAGGCGGCGGTGGAGTATATCTCCCCCGTCAGCGAGGAATATGCGCGCCTGCTTGATGACAAAGCCGAAATCGACGCGGTGCTGAAAGACGGCGCCGAGCGCGCTCGCGCCGCGGCCCAGCCGGTCATGGCGGAAGTGAAGAAACTGATCGGCTATTGGGGCGCGTAA
- the ftsY gene encoding signal recognition particle-docking protein FtsY, whose amino-acid sequence MSWFKFGFGKKKQKDEAPSEVPALDAPEPAAEPEAPAEAPVIAAVDAAPEALDEARPAEPAPASADADDVLEARAEAVIDDNAPSPEDIAETPAQASGIEDLAETLAQPETVDPVTEEAPPAPEPQPAPEEEKKGFFARLAAGLKKSSSRLSDGLSAMFTQRKLDQAALDELEELLIAADIGAATAAKVIDRLAKDRFDKDVSDIEIREALADVVAETLQPYEQPLDMTGDAPRVVLFVGVNGSGKTTTLGKIAVKMTREGAGVITAAGDTFRAAAVEQLQVWSDRAGATFMSRDLGADAAGLAYDAIQQGRTDQADAVLIDTAGRLQNKAELMDELRKIVRVIKKMDETAPHHVLLVLDGTVGSNAISQAEAFMEASHVTGVIMTKLDGTAKGGALVQVAERFKLPIHFIGVGEGEADLQAFKAKEFARALAGLEA is encoded by the coding sequence GTGAGCTGGTTCAAATTCGGTTTCGGCAAGAAAAAACAAAAGGACGAGGCCCCGTCCGAGGTTCCGGCGCTTGATGCGCCAGAGCCTGCGGCTGAACCCGAAGCGCCTGCTGAAGCCCCGGTCATTGCGGCGGTCGACGCGGCGCCAGAAGCCCTGGATGAAGCGCGTCCCGCCGAGCCGGCGCCCGCTTCCGCGGATGCAGATGATGTGTTGGAAGCGCGCGCCGAGGCCGTCATTGATGACAATGCCCCGAGCCCGGAAGACATCGCTGAAACCCCAGCCCAGGCGAGCGGGATCGAGGATCTGGCGGAAACACTGGCGCAGCCTGAGACTGTTGACCCGGTGACGGAAGAAGCGCCGCCAGCACCTGAGCCTCAGCCGGCGCCGGAAGAGGAGAAGAAGGGCTTTTTCGCACGGCTCGCGGCGGGCCTGAAAAAATCCTCTTCGCGTCTCAGCGATGGTCTCAGCGCGATGTTCACCCAGCGCAAGCTCGATCAGGCGGCGCTGGATGAGCTGGAAGAATTGCTGATCGCAGCCGATATTGGCGCAGCGACGGCGGCCAAGGTGATTGATCGCCTGGCGAAGGACCGGTTTGACAAGGATGTCTCTGACATCGAGATCCGCGAAGCGCTCGCAGACGTGGTCGCTGAAACGCTTCAACCCTATGAGCAGCCGCTCGACATGACCGGAGACGCCCCGCGCGTGGTGCTGTTCGTCGGCGTCAACGGCTCAGGCAAGACCACGACGCTTGGCAAGATCGCGGTGAAGATGACGCGTGAAGGCGCGGGTGTGATCACGGCGGCGGGCGACACGTTCCGCGCCGCGGCGGTCGAACAGCTTCAGGTCTGGTCAGACCGCGCTGGCGCGACCTTCATGTCGCGCGATCTGGGCGCGGATGCGGCCGGCCTCGCCTATGACGCCATCCAGCAAGGCCGGACCGATCAGGCGGACGCGGTGCTGATCGACACGGCAGGCCGTCTTCAGAACAAGGCCGAGCTGATGGACGAGCTGCGCAAGATCGTCCGGGTCATCAAGAAGATGGACGAAACCGCCCCGCATCATGTGCTGCTGGTGCTCGACGGCACCGTGGGCTCGAACGCCATCTCTCAGGCCGAGGCCTTCATGGAAGCCTCCCACGTCACCGGCGTCATCATGACCAAGCTTGACGGCACCGCCAAAGGCGGCGCTTTGGTGCAGGTCGCCGAACGCTTCAAATTGCCCATTCACTTTATCGGCGTGGGCGAAGGCGAGGCGGATTTGCAGGCCTTCAAGGCGAAAGAGTTCGCGCGGGCCCTGGCGGGGCTTGAAGCCTAG
- the murJ gene encoding murein biosynthesis integral membrane protein MurJ → MRLLRSSAVVGGFTLLSRFFGVARDILLAARLGAGPLTDAFFVALTFPNLFRRIFAEGAFNSAFIPLYARRLEGEGAEEADRFASEVLSVLTLSVLGIVIIAQILMPWLMYLLGPGFISDPGLFGFAVLMTQITMPYLLCMSMAAMISGALNTHARFATAAAAPILLNVVLISILLAAPGERNDLALYLAAGVTVSGVLQTAWLYWAARRAGIRLAFKAPRLTSGVKRLIVLGVPGAAAAGVTHINQLVSGSIATLQEGARSWIYYAERLYQLPLGVIGIAMGVALLPALSKRLRAGDDSGAMGGQNRAIEISMALTLPAAAALMVIPDAVVAGLFQRGAFEASDTDRTALALAIYAAGLPAFVLIKVFSPGFFAREDTLTPMKFAAASMALNMIAGIALFFGPLGYAGLALATTLAGWLNAGLLGVTLIRRRQFTPDTRLMHRLPRILFACLLMMGALWALVAFGEAPILAAMQTLLPTTLIALVWMGLLVLCGLAVFGVSTLALGGLRPQELLGALKRDPAPSIKDQAEDGADA, encoded by the coding sequence ATGCGGTTATTGCGCTCCTCTGCTGTTGTGGGTGGGTTCACACTGCTGAGCCGGTTTTTCGGCGTAGCGCGGGACATCCTTCTCGCTGCGCGTCTGGGCGCCGGCCCATTAACGGACGCCTTTTTCGTCGCCCTGACATTCCCGAACCTCTTTCGCAGGATCTTCGCCGAAGGCGCGTTCAACTCCGCCTTCATCCCGCTCTACGCCCGACGGCTAGAGGGCGAGGGCGCCGAGGAAGCGGACCGGTTCGCCAGTGAAGTCTTGTCAGTCCTGACGCTATCAGTGCTGGGCATCGTCATCATCGCGCAAATCCTAATGCCCTGGCTGATGTACCTTCTGGGGCCGGGTTTCATCAGTGATCCAGGTCTGTTCGGTTTTGCCGTGCTGATGACCCAGATCACCATGCCGTACCTGTTGTGCATGTCGATGGCGGCGATGATTTCCGGCGCTTTGAACACCCATGCCCGGTTCGCCACTGCGGCGGCGGCGCCCATCCTTCTCAACGTCGTTCTGATCTCGATCCTTCTGGCCGCGCCAGGCGAGCGTAATGATCTGGCGCTATATCTAGCCGCAGGCGTCACAGTGTCAGGCGTGTTACAGACCGCATGGCTCTATTGGGCCGCACGGCGAGCAGGGATCAGGCTGGCGTTTAAGGCGCCGCGCCTGACTTCGGGGGTCAAACGCCTGATTGTGCTGGGCGTCCCAGGCGCAGCGGCGGCGGGGGTAACCCATATCAACCAGCTGGTGTCGGGCTCCATTGCGACGCTTCAGGAAGGCGCGCGGTCCTGGATCTATTATGCTGAGCGCTTGTATCAGTTGCCATTGGGCGTAATCGGCATCGCGATGGGCGTTGCACTATTGCCCGCCCTGTCCAAACGCTTGCGGGCGGGCGACGATAGCGGCGCCATGGGCGGTCAGAATCGAGCGATCGAAATTTCCATGGCGCTGACCCTGCCCGCCGCAGCCGCTCTTATGGTGATCCCGGACGCCGTGGTGGCAGGCCTTTTCCAGCGCGGGGCGTTTGAAGCCTCCGACACAGATCGCACAGCGCTGGCGCTTGCGATCTATGCTGCAGGACTGCCAGCCTTTGTGCTGATCAAGGTCTTTTCACCGGGCTTTTTCGCGCGCGAAGACACATTGACGCCGATGAAGTTCGCCGCCGCCTCGATGGCCCTGAACATGATCGCCGGCATCGCCTTGTTTTTTGGACCTCTGGGATATGCGGGTCTGGCCCTCGCCACCACTCTGGCGGGCTGGCTGAACGCTGGGCTTTTGGGCGTCACGCTGATCCGGCGGCGGCAATTCACACCAGACACCCGGCTCATGCACCGCCTGCCCCGCATCCTGTTCGCCTGCCTGTTGATGATGGGGGCGCTGTGGGCGCTCGTTGCATTCGGGGAGGCGCCAATTCTCGCCGCGATGCAAACCCTGCTTCCTACAACGCTGATCGCCTTGGTCTGGATGGGACTCCTGGTTCTCTGCGGTCTTGCGGTGTTTGGCGTCAGCACCTTGGCGCTGGGCGGGTTGAGACCTCAGGAATTGTTAGGCGCGCTTAAACGGGACCCGGCTCCCTCCATCAAGGATCAGGCCGAAGACGGCGCCGACGCTTGA
- a CDS encoding DUF1134 domain-containing protein, with translation MITRSILSMITTTALTLALGACASTGGAQPATRADDPDYGQPSEYQSNIDTYSREELVEVTADFFGVTAEAAASALERVFSDLGRPVGYIAGEEVSGAAGIGLRYGEGYLSLKGSPDQQKVYWQGPSIGFDAGGNASRVFTLVYRLNDTDRLYQRFPGVEGSAYFVAGLGVNYQRADGITLAPIRSGVGLRAGANVGYLAYSRQRNWIPF, from the coding sequence ATGATCACACGATCCATCCTTTCCATGATCACGACCACCGCCCTGACGCTGGCGCTCGGCGCCTGTGCGAGCACGGGCGGTGCGCAACCCGCCACCCGTGCGGACGACCCTGATTACGGTCAGCCGAGCGAGTACCAGTCCAATATCGACACCTATTCGCGTGAAGAGCTGGTGGAAGTCACGGCCGACTTCTTTGGCGTCACAGCCGAAGCCGCCGCCTCCGCACTGGAACGCGTCTTCTCGGATCTGGGACGTCCCGTCGGCTATATCGCCGGCGAGGAGGTCTCCGGCGCGGCGGGCATCGGACTGCGCTATGGCGAGGGCTATCTGAGCCTGAAAGGCAGCCCCGACCAGCAAAAGGTCTACTGGCAGGGCCCCAGCATCGGGTTCGACGCCGGGGGCAACGCCAGCCGGGTCTTCACTCTGGTCTATCGCCTCAACGACACCGACCGGCTCTATCAGCGCTTTCCCGGCGTGGAAGGCTCGGCCTATTTCGTGGCGGGTCTGGGCGTGAATTATCAACGCGCCGACGGCATCACCCTGGCGCCGATCCGGTCCGGCGTCGGCCTGCGCGCGGGGGCCAATGTGGGCTATCTGGCCTATTCGCGTCAGCGCAACTGGATCCCGTTCTAA